From a single Nostoc sp. MS1 genomic region:
- a CDS encoding ABC transporter ATP-binding protein/permease, whose amino-acid sequence MATQVLQDRSVTNNSSAFSQFWQDVNRIAQPYWYPTESGKRAFSEVIRSWLTLIALIFLIIALVGVNAFNSFTNRRLIDVIVQQKDASQFTKTIVVYAIGLILVTLLAGFTKDIRKKLALDWYKWLNQQILDKYLHNRAYYKINFKSDIDNPDQRLSQEIEPVTSNALSFSATLLEKVLEMITFLIIVWSISQQIAIPLLIYTIIGNIIAIYITQELNKISQEQLESKADYSYGLTHIRNHAESIAFFQGEKQELNIISRRLNVLIKNTERKINWERGREIFARGYRSAIQIFPFLILGPLYIKGEIDYGQVEQSALASYMFASALGDLITEFGTSGTFSSYVVRLTEFSDALEEVSKQPEDVSTIKAIEENHFAFENVTLKTPNYEQVIVDDLSVSVQPGEGLLIVGPSGRGKSSLLRAIAGLWNAGTGRIVRPPLEEVLFLPQRPYIILGTLREQLLYPKTNRQMSDKQMKSVLQQVNLQNLLNRVEGFDTEVPWENILSLGEQQRLAFARLLVTHPRFTILDEATSALDLNNEGNLYRQLQETKTTFISVGHRESLFDYHQWVLELTEDSQWELMTVQDYRNKKTTPDNSPENTRITTDSLPNNEYQSKSVILMQKTLSAGLSHKEMSELTFYAINTIRSKASRGETISAKDGFTYRYDKNPDVLKWIRV is encoded by the coding sequence ATGGCGACTCAAGTTCTTCAAGACCGATCCGTAACGAATAATTCTTCAGCTTTTAGCCAATTTTGGCAAGATGTCAACAGAATCGCCCAGCCTTACTGGTATCCAACAGAGTCAGGTAAAAGGGCATTTTCAGAAGTGATTCGTTCATGGCTAACGCTGATTGCCCTGATATTTTTAATCATTGCCCTTGTAGGCGTAAATGCTTTTAATAGTTTTACTAATCGGCGTTTGATTGATGTAATCGTTCAACAAAAAGACGCTTCTCAGTTCACTAAAACAATAGTGGTTTATGCGATTGGACTCATATTAGTAACGCTCTTAGCAGGATTTACTAAAGATATTAGAAAAAAACTCGCTCTTGATTGGTACAAATGGCTAAATCAACAAATTTTAGATAAATATTTACATAATCGAGCCTATTATAAAATCAATTTTAAATCTGATATTGATAACCCAGATCAACGATTATCTCAAGAGATTGAACCTGTTACCAGTAATGCTTTAAGTTTTTCAGCTACTTTACTAGAAAAAGTGCTGGAAATGATAACTTTTTTAATAATTGTCTGGTCAATTTCTCAACAGATTGCAATTCCTCTGCTTATTTATACAATTATTGGTAATATTATTGCTATTTACATAACTCAAGAATTAAATAAAATTAGTCAAGAACAACTAGAATCTAAAGCCGATTACAGTTATGGCTTAACTCATATCAGAAATCACGCTGAATCGATAGCTTTTTTTCAGGGTGAAAAACAGGAATTAAATATAATTAGCCGACGGTTAAATGTTTTAATAAAAAATACTGAACGCAAGATAAACTGGGAGAGAGGTAGGGAAATTTTCGCTAGAGGATATCGCTCTGCTATCCAAATATTTCCATTTTTAATACTTGGGCCTTTATATATTAAAGGTGAAATTGATTACGGGCAAGTTGAGCAATCCGCTTTAGCTAGCTATATGTTTGCTAGTGCTTTAGGAGATTTAATCACTGAGTTTGGAACTTCCGGTACATTTTCTAGTTATGTTGTACGTTTGACTGAATTTTCTGACGCTTTAGAAGAAGTAAGTAAACAACCTGAAGATGTCAGTACTATTAAAGCAATAGAAGAAAACCATTTTGCTTTTGAAAATGTCACTTTAAAAACCCCTAACTATGAACAAGTGATTGTCGATGACTTATCTGTTTCTGTTCAACCAGGGGAAGGTTTGTTAATTGTCGGGCCGAGTGGTCGAGGTAAAAGTTCACTGCTGCGAGCGATCGCGGGTTTGTGGAATGCGGGTACTGGTCGTATAGTACGACCTCCCCTAGAAGAAGTCTTATTTTTACCTCAACGTCCTTATATCATTTTGGGAACTTTACGCGAACAGTTGCTTTACCCGAAAACAAATCGTCAAATGAGTGATAAACAAATGAAATCAGTTTTGCAGCAAGTCAACCTGCAAAACCTGCTCAATCGAGTTGAAGGTTTTGATACTGAAGTTCCTTGGGAAAATATTCTATCGCTGGGAGAACAACAACGTCTGGCTTTCGCGCGTCTTTTAGTCACTCATCCCAGGTTCACGATATTAGATGAAGCAACAAGTGCCTTAGATTTAAATAATGAAGGTAATTTATATCGACAGTTACAAGAAACGAAAACAACTTTTATTAGTGTTGGACATCGAGAAAGTTTATTTGATTATCATCAATGGGTTCTGGAACTTACAGAAGATTCCCAATGGGAACTTATGACTGTCCAGGATTATCGCAACAAAAAAACAACTCCCGATAATTCTCCTGAAAATACTCGCATTACTACAGACAGCTTGCCTAATAATGAATACCAAAGCAAATCAGTAATATTGATGCAGAAAACTCTTAGTGCAGGTCTTTCTCATAAAGAAATGAGTGAGTTAACATTCTATGCCATTAATACTATTAGAAGTAAGGCCAGCAGAGGAGAGACTATTTCGGCTAAAGACGGCTTTACCTATCGCTATGACAAAAATCCTGATGTATTGAAATGGATCAGAGTCTAG
- a CDS encoding amino acid adenylation domain-containing protein, translating to MSKSIVEFVCHLSNLNINLETDGVSGAPLEEVRLRCHAPEGVLTSTLRQEIAGRKTEIIQFLQQAKQVKAAHQSPIPKVSRDVELPLSFAQQRLWFLHHLSPDSRSYNALVSLRLNGSLNIAVLEQSLNELVRRHEVLRTTFPTVEGKPVQLIADPSTLILPVYDLQGLSTQEQTDRVRQIAESVASQAFDLAVGPLVQFILLQLSEQEYVLLLKIHHIIYDGWSLSIFIRELSALYTAFIQGLPNPLPQLPIQYVDFAVWQRQWLTGEVLERQLTYWQEQLAGVSGVLELPTDKPRPPVQSFRGGIERFQLDRHLTQRLLKLSQESDATLFMTLLAAFLVLLSRYTGQSDIVVGSPIANRNHHSVEQIMGFFANTLALRGNLSDNPSFVELLAQVRQTTLSAYAHQDLPFEMLVEKLQSERDLSRNPLVQVMFAFQNAPEFSWNLPGVTIQDMPLPLEETVRFDLELNCQEVGGSLEGIWSYSTDLFEPTTITRLAGHFQTLLQAIVANPQIKIAELPLLTSTERHQLLVEWNNTTKEYPQDKCIHELFAAQVERTPDAIAVVFAGQKLTYRELDAQANQLAQYLQSLGVKAEVMVGLCVERCLEMMVGLLAILKAGGVYVPIDPAYPQERIAYILSDSLLSVVLTQEKYVASLPNHQGRVVCLDALELSGASVSPITDVTPENLAYIIYTSGSTGKPKGVAIAHRGLCNLVTAQIKSFDVLLDSCVLQFASLSFDASISEIFMAVCAGAKLYLGSPESMQPGPALLELLQQQKITHVTLVPSALAALPFAELPALQSLIVAGEACPASLVEKWASGRRFLNAYGPTESTVCATVAQCQPGEQPLIGRPIDNTQIYILDAHLQPVPIGVPGELHIASVGLARGYLNRPDLTDEKFIPHPFSDQLNSRLYKTGDQARYLSDSSIEYLGRIDAQVKLRGFRIELGEIEAVLSLHEDVQSCCAIAREDNPGERRLVAYVVPHPQHTPTTSQLRQFLTSKLPFYMVPNTFVFLESLPLTPNGKVDRHALRKVNTQRSEETIKVLPRDTVELQLAQIWSAVLGLNQVGVTENFFELGGHSLLAVSLMSRIQQQFGKNLPLTTLFQHGTVEQLATVLRQETISQTWSPLVPIQSTGSKPPFFCIHPIGGNVLCYADLARNLGNEQPVYGLQAIGLNEEEPLTCIEDMAALYIEAIKTIQPTGPYYLGGWSMGGVIAFEMAQQLLTNTDEVALLALIDSYVPKLISSVTIDTQQIPSLEELDDPYQVAYYFVKDMAGILNQEICLSEEELRDTQQEELLIYVLNWAKTAHVLPPEFSEQQLHSWFKIFQANRQAFFRYFPQPYSGRTIFLQSEETSVRDSGWNKMISSLEEQIIAGNHYNLLKSTTLAQNLRKYLT from the coding sequence ATGAGCAAAAGCATCGTTGAATTCGTGTGTCACCTGAGCAACTTGAATATTAACCTGGAAACTGATGGCGTTAGCGGAGCGCCTCTGGAAGAGGTTCGCTTGCGCTGTCATGCGCCTGAAGGGGTGTTAACTTCCACGTTGCGTCAGGAAATAGCTGGGCGAAAAACAGAAATTATCCAGTTTTTACAGCAAGCAAAGCAGGTGAAAGCTGCTCATCAGTCACCAATTCCCAAGGTGTCACGGGACGTTGAACTACCACTGTCTTTTGCTCAACAGCGACTCTGGTTTTTACACCACCTCTCACCAGACAGTCGCTCTTACAATGCGCTGGTTTCTCTGCGACTCAATGGTTCTCTCAATATAGCTGTACTAGAACAGAGTCTGAATGAACTCGTTCGCCGTCACGAAGTCTTAAGAACTACTTTTCCTACGGTAGAGGGAAAACCTGTCCAGCTAATTGCCGATCCCAGTACCTTGATTTTGCCTGTCTATGACTTGCAGGGCTTATCCACCCAGGAGCAAACTGACAGGGTGCGGCAAATTGCCGAGTCTGTTGCATCTCAAGCCTTCGATTTAGCTGTTGGGCCATTAGTCCAGTTCATCCTACTGCAACTGAGTGAGCAGGAATATGTGCTGCTGTTGAAGATACACCACATCATCTATGATGGCTGGTCTTTGAGCATCTTCATCCGTGAGTTATCTGCGCTATACACAGCTTTTATTCAAGGCTTGCCCAACCCACTACCCCAACTACCCATCCAATACGTTGACTTTGCCGTTTGGCAGCGTCAGTGGCTGACAGGCGAAGTTTTAGAACGCCAACTGACCTACTGGCAAGAACAGTTAGCGGGTGTCTCTGGTGTACTAGAACTGCCCACTGATAAACCACGTCCCCCGGTTCAGTCCTTCCGAGGAGGCATTGAGCGTTTTCAACTTGATCGCCACCTGACACAACGCCTGTTAAAGTTGAGTCAGGAGTCAGATGCAACTTTGTTCATGACTCTACTGGCAGCTTTTTTAGTCTTGCTTTCTCGTTATACTGGGCAGTCAGATATTGTTGTCGGCTCGCCAATTGCTAATCGCAACCACCACAGCGTTGAGCAAATCATGGGGTTCTTTGCTAACACCCTAGCATTAAGGGGCAATCTCTCCGACAACCCTAGCTTTGTTGAGTTATTAGCGCAAGTGCGGCAAACAACTTTATCAGCCTACGCTCACCAAGACTTGCCTTTTGAGATGTTAGTAGAAAAACTACAATCAGAGCGAGATTTGAGCCGGAATCCTCTGGTACAGGTGATGTTTGCCTTTCAAAATGCCCCTGAGTTTTCTTGGAATTTGCCTGGTGTAACTATCCAAGATATGCCCTTACCACTGGAGGAAACAGTCAGGTTTGACTTAGAACTAAATTGCCAGGAAGTTGGCGGAAGTCTGGAAGGTATTTGGAGTTATAGCACTGATTTATTCGAGCCTACAACAATTACTCGCCTAGCCGGACATTTTCAAACGTTACTCCAAGCAATTGTGGCAAATCCCCAAATAAAAATTGCGGAATTACCACTATTAACTTCCACAGAACGGCATCAGTTATTAGTTGAGTGGAACAACACTACCAAAGAATATCCCCAAGATAAATGTATTCATGAGTTGTTTGCGGCGCAGGTGGAGAGGACACCCGATGCCATAGCCGTAGTGTTTGCAGGGCAGAAGCTCACCTACCGCGAGTTGGACGCACAAGCAAATCAACTGGCGCAATACTTGCAGAGTCTGGGAGTCAAAGCCGAGGTAATGGTGGGGCTGTGTGTGGAACGCTGTTTAGAGATGATGGTGGGACTGCTAGCTATACTCAAGGCTGGCGGTGTTTACGTTCCCATCGACCCAGCTTATCCCCAAGAGCGCATCGCTTATATATTGTCAGATTCCCTGTTGTCAGTTGTCTTGACTCAGGAGAAATATGTCGCCTCTTTACCAAACCATCAAGGGCGGGTAGTTTGCTTAGATGCGCTGGAACTTTCAGGTGCAAGCGTTTCCCCCATCACTGATGTCACACCGGAAAACTTGGCTTATATAATTTATACATCAGGCTCAACTGGCAAACCCAAAGGAGTGGCGATCGCTCATCGCGGATTATGTAACTTAGTCACAGCCCAAATCAAGTCATTTGATGTCCTTCTTGATAGTTGCGTTCTGCAATTTGCTTCTTTGAGCTTTGATGCTTCCATCTCGGAAATTTTCATGGCTGTTTGTGCGGGGGCGAAGTTGTATTTGGGCAGCCCAGAGTCCATGCAACCAGGGCCTGCTTTGCTGGAGTTATTGCAACAGCAAAAGATTACACACGTTACGCTTGTACCTTCAGCCCTGGCTGCTTTACCTTTCGCCGAGTTGCCAGCTTTGCAATCTCTCATTGTTGCCGGAGAAGCTTGTCCAGCCAGTTTAGTGGAAAAATGGGCTAGTGGAAGACGTTTCTTGAATGCCTATGGCCCGACTGAATCGACTGTCTGCGCTACGGTTGCCCAATGTCAGCCAGGGGAACAGCCACTAATCGGTCGTCCCATTGACAACACGCAAATTTATATCCTTGATGCCCATCTCCAACCTGTGCCTATTGGTGTACCCGGAGAACTGCACATTGCTAGTGTGGGTTTGGCGCGGGGCTACCTCAACCGTCCCGATTTAACTGATGAAAAATTTATTCCCCATCCCTTCAGCGATCAACTTAATTCTCGCCTCTACAAAACTGGGGATCAAGCCCGTTACTTAAGTGATAGTAGTATTGAGTACCTGGGACGGATTGACGCTCAAGTGAAATTACGGGGCTTCCGCATCGAGTTGGGAGAAATTGAAGCTGTACTGAGTCTACATGAAGATGTGCAATCATGTTGTGCGATCGCCCGCGAAGACAACCCAGGCGAACGGCGCTTAGTTGCCTACGTCGTCCCCCATCCACAGCACACACCCACAACCAGTCAATTGCGTCAGTTCCTCACCAGTAAACTACCTTTTTACATGGTTCCAAATACTTTTGTCTTCTTGGAAAGTCTGCCACTCACACCCAATGGCAAGGTAGACCGTCACGCATTGAGAAAAGTAAATACTCAAAGGAGTGAGGAGACTATAAAAGTACTGCCCCGCGACACAGTAGAATTACAATTGGCACAGATTTGGTCGGCAGTTTTGGGACTCAATCAAGTTGGAGTTACGGAAAATTTCTTTGAACTTGGTGGACATTCCCTACTGGCTGTGAGTTTGATGTCGCGTATTCAGCAGCAGTTCGGCAAAAATTTACCTTTGACTACCCTTTTCCAACATGGAACTGTTGAACAGTTAGCAACAGTGCTGCGTCAAGAAACAATTTCACAAACTTGGTCGCCCTTAGTACCTATTCAGTCAACTGGCAGCAAACCCCCCTTCTTCTGTATCCACCCAATCGGAGGTAACGTTCTTTGTTATGCAGATTTAGCCCGTAACTTGGGTAATGAACAACCTGTTTACGGACTGCAAGCAATAGGGCTGAATGAAGAGGAACCCCTAACCTGTATTGAAGACATGGCTGCCCTTTACATTGAAGCCATCAAGACAATTCAACCTACCGGGCCTTATTACTTGGGTGGTTGGTCAATGGGTGGTGTGATTGCTTTTGAGATGGCACAGCAGCTATTGACTAACACAGATGAAGTCGCTTTATTAGCATTAATAGATAGTTATGTACCGAAGTTGATTAGTTCAGTGACTATCGACACTCAGCAAATACCGTCACTAGAAGAACTTGATGATCCTTATCAGGTTGCTTACTACTTTGTTAAGGATATGGCTGGTATCCTCAATCAGGAAATATGTTTATCTGAGGAGGAACTTCGAGATACCCAACAAGAAGAATTGCTGATCTACGTTTTAAATTGGGCTAAAACGGCTCATGTTTTACCACCAGAATTTAGCGAACAACAGCTACATTCCTGGTTTAAAATTTTCCAAGCAAATAGACAAGCCTTTTTCCGTTATTTTCCGCAGCCCTATTCTGGACGGACGATTTTCTTGCAGTCCGAGGAAACATCTGTGAGAGATTCAGGTTGGAACAAAATGATTAGCTCCCTAGAAGAGCAAATCATTGCCGGAAACCATTACAATTTGCTTAAAAGTACAACACTAGCCCAAAATTTGCGTAAATATTTAACATGA